From Panicum hallii strain FIL2 chromosome 2, PHallii_v3.1, whole genome shotgun sequence, a single genomic window includes:
- the LOC112882050 gene encoding uncharacterized protein LOC112882050: MGNCQAAEAAAVVIQHPGGKVERLYWSTTAAEVMRSNPGHYVALVILRVAADKAGPGDAAAAATTTGAGGGGGGGAKITRVKLLKPKDTLLLGQVYRLITAQEVTKALRARKNEKMQRCEAIRQQHEQLRRGDGADQGSSDQDGKQDKDRHRGRGRHWRPALQSISEAASQSSSSSVSEAATS; encoded by the exons ATGGGCAACTgccaggcggcggaggcggcggcggtcgtcATCCAGCACCCCGGCGGGAAGGTGGAGCGCCTCTACTggtccaccaccgccgccgaggTCATGCGGAGCAACCCGGGCCACTACGTCGCGCTCGTCATCCTCCGTGTCGCCGCTGATAAGGCCGGCCCCGgggacgccgccgcggcggcgaccaCGACCGgtgccggaggcggcggcgggggaggggccaaGATCACCAGGGTCAAGCTGCTCAAGCCCAAGGACACGCTGCTGCTCGGCCAGGTCTACCGCCTCATCACCGCGCAAG AGGTGACCAAGGCACTGCGGGCGAGGAAGAACGAGAAGATGCAGCGGTGCGAGGCCATCAGGCAGCAGCACGAGCAGCTCcggcgcggcgacggcgccgaCCAGGGCTCCTCCGACCAG GACGGGAAGCAGGACAAGGACCGGCACCGGGGAAGAGGCCGGCACTGGCGGCCGGCGCTGCAGAGCATCTCCGAGGCCGCGAGccagagcagcagcagcagcgtgtCTGAAGCCGCCACCAGCTAG
- the LOC112879820 gene encoding uncharacterized protein LOC112879820 isoform X2: MGQDCDGPPDCVGEEDEGTGNGMEDVVDNVKNELVEQEESTGSIPSPLFCTTRPNKRLRSKVWDDFIPTFVNGKVVRAECMNCHRTFNYNSTNGTTGLRNHQSKCNPGTRKRPRQHENTPLPSTQKSIAAVSSDPKQKKLSFLLSGQNKCTGTSDEIPMRELAFPDTHTDKNGKKQEVDQNGPHELLAAPELSTDQLKNQIHGENLWPLYGAQYYHLAVRSIEKIQPSIRRGLS; the protein is encoded by the exons ATGGGTCAAGATTGTGATGGCCCCCCTGACTGCGTCGGTGAAGAAGATGAGGGAACGGGGAATG gcatggaagatgtggttgaCAATGTGAAGAATGAATTAGTTGAACAAGAAGAGAGCACTGGCAGCATCCCTAGCCCGCTGTTCTGCACAACAAGGCCGAATAAAAGGCTTCGGTCAAAGGTGTGGGATGACTTCATACCCACCTTCGTCAACGGGAAGGTCGTGCGGGCTGAATGCATGAACTGCCACAGGACCTTCAACTACAACAGCACCAATGGCACTACCGGCCTGCGCAATCACCAGAGCAAGTGCAACCCTGGGACTCGAAAGAGGCCAAGGCAGCATGAGAATACACCCTTGCCATCTACACAGAAAAGCATAGCAGCTGTCAGCTCTGACCCAAAACAGAAGAAACTCTCATTCCTTCTATCCGGCCAAAACAAATGCACGGGAACATCAGATGAAATCCCTATGCGGGAGCTTGCCTTCCCGGACACACATACTGACAAGAATGGGAAAAAACAGGAGGTTGATCAGAACGGGCCTCATGAGCTACTTGCAGCACCTGAGCtttccactgatcaactgaagaATCAGATACATGGGGAAAATTTATGGCCTCTTTACGGCGCACAATACTACCACTTGGCAGTACGTAGTATAGAAAAGATCCAACCGTCCATTAGAAGGG GACTTTCCTAA
- the LOC112879820 gene encoding uncharacterized protein LOC112879820 isoform X1 produces the protein MGQDCDGPPDCVGEEDEGTGNGMEDVVDNVKNELVEQEESTGSIPSPLFCTTRPNKRLRSKVWDDFIPTFVNGKVVRAECMNCHRTFNYNSTNGTTGLRNHQSKCNPGTRKRPRQHENTPLPSTQKSIAAVSSDPKQKKLSFLLSGQNKCTGTSDEIPMRELAFPDTHTDKNGKKQEVDQNGPHELLAAPELSTDQLKNQIHGENLWPLYGAQYYHLAVRSIEKIQPSIRRGKIVISNLI, from the exons ATGGGTCAAGATTGTGATGGCCCCCCTGACTGCGTCGGTGAAGAAGATGAGGGAACGGGGAATG gcatggaagatgtggttgaCAATGTGAAGAATGAATTAGTTGAACAAGAAGAGAGCACTGGCAGCATCCCTAGCCCGCTGTTCTGCACAACAAGGCCGAATAAAAGGCTTCGGTCAAAGGTGTGGGATGACTTCATACCCACCTTCGTCAACGGGAAGGTCGTGCGGGCTGAATGCATGAACTGCCACAGGACCTTCAACTACAACAGCACCAATGGCACTACCGGCCTGCGCAATCACCAGAGCAAGTGCAACCCTGGGACTCGAAAGAGGCCAAGGCAGCATGAGAATACACCCTTGCCATCTACACAGAAAAGCATAGCAGCTGTCAGCTCTGACCCAAAACAGAAGAAACTCTCATTCCTTCTATCCGGCCAAAACAAATGCACGGGAACATCAGATGAAATCCCTATGCGGGAGCTTGCCTTCCCGGACACACATACTGACAAGAATGGGAAAAAACAGGAGGTTGATCAGAACGGGCCTCATGAGCTACTTGCAGCACCTGAGCtttccactgatcaactgaagaATCAGATACATGGGGAAAATTTATGGCCTCTTTACGGCGCACAATACTACCACTTGGCAGTACGTAGTATAGAAAAGATCCAACCGTCCATTAGAAGGGGTAAGATTGTCATTAGTAATTTAATATAA
- the LOC112881067 gene encoding uncharacterized protein LOC112881067 gives MVKIARNESRNITSRQTEPLKPTEAAIRPTEEWKDAFGNASNDVVEQEESTDSIPSPLFLGTKPKKRLTSKVWDDFVPSFVNAKLAHAECMHCHRVFNYDGTSSLWNHQARCSPSIQAQKRPKLHGHASLPSTQKNTTTAISDPKQKRLPFLLSSHKKGLGTAGTVPELELASPDTPTNTNRMNQEVDQSGSHEKLAAPKQKNLALPVVSTDKDKKNQGVDKDISHELVRILAMHRHATRMVEQDDFGLLVAHLNPAVKIPSHIDLMMKTFDLFRQEKSKLKEKLTALSCRVCLSAYIWHYDLLLVFLCLTVHYIDDE, from the exons ATGGTGAAGATTGCAAGAAATGAGAGCAGAAATATCACCAGCCGGCAGACGGAGCCTCTCAAGCCAACAGAAGCAGCAATCAGGCCGACCGAG GAATGGAAAGATGCATTTGGCAATGCCAGCAATGACGTAGTTGAACAAGAGGAGAGCACTGACAGCATTCCTAGCCCACTGTTCTTGGGCACAAAGCCGAAGAAAAGGCTCACTTCCAAGGTGTGGGATGACTTCGTACCCTCCTTTGTCAATGCGAAGCTTGCGCACGCCGAATGCATGCACTGCCACAGGGTCTTCAACTATGATGGCACCTCCAGCCTTTGGAATCACCAGGCCAGGTGCAGCCCTAGCATTCAGGCTCAGAAGAGGCCAAAGCTGCACGGGCATGCATCCCTGCCATCAACGCAGAAGAACACTACAACAGCTATTTCTGATCCAAAACAGAAAAGGCTACCATTCTTGCTATCTAGCCACAAGAAAGGCTTAGGCACAGCAGGTacagtgcctgagctggagcTTGCCTCGCCTGACACTCCTACAAACACGAATAGGATGAATCAAGAGGTTGATCAGAGTGGGTCTCATGAGAAACTTGCAGCACCCAAGCAGAAGAATCTAGCACTGCCAGTTGTTTCCACTGATAAGGATAAGAAGAATCAAGGAGTTGACAAGGACATTTCTCATGAACTCGTCAGGATATTAGCCATGCACAGACATGCAACAAGGATGGTGGAACAAGACGACTTTGGGTTACTTGTTGCTCACTTGAATCCTGCGGTCAAGATTCCATCCCACATTGACCTGATGATGAAGACTTTTGACTTGTTTCGGCAAGAAAAGTCCAAGCTGAAGGAGAAGTTAACAGCTTTGTCATGTCGTGTTTGCCTGAGTGCATACATATGGCACTACGATCTACTGCTGGTATTCTTGTGCTTGACTGTTCACTACATTGATGATGAATGA